Proteins encoded by one window of Aliivibrio wodanis:
- the tpiA gene encoding triosephosphate isomerase, giving the protein MRHPVVMGNWKLNGSKEMVVDLLNGLNAELEGVTGVDVAVAPPALFVDLAERTLTEAGSAIILGAQNTDLNNSGAFTGDMSPAMLKEFGASHIIIGHSERREYHAESDEFVAKKFAFLKENGLTPVLCIGESEAQNEAGETVAVCARQLDAVINTQGVDALEGAIIAYEPIWAIGTGKAATADDAQRIHAQIRAHIAEKSEEVAKNVVIQYGGSVKPENAAAYFAQPDIDGALVGGAALDAKSFAAIAKAAAEAKA; this is encoded by the coding sequence ATGCGTCATCCTGTAGTTATGGGTAACTGGAAACTAAACGGCAGCAAAGAAATGGTTGTTGATCTACTAAACGGTCTTAACGCTGAACTTGAAGGCGTTACAGGCGTAGACGTTGCAGTTGCTCCACCAGCACTTTTCGTTGACCTTGCTGAGCGTACGCTTACTGAAGCTGGCAGCGCAATCATCCTAGGTGCTCAAAACACTGACCTAAACAACAGCGGTGCTTTCACTGGCGACATGTCTCCAGCTATGCTTAAAGAGTTCGGCGCTTCTCACATCATCATCGGTCACTCTGAGCGTCGTGAATACCACGCTGAGTCTGACGAGTTTGTTGCTAAGAAATTCGCATTCCTAAAAGAAAACGGCCTAACTCCTGTTCTTTGTATCGGTGAATCTGAAGCACAAAACGAAGCTGGCGAAACGGTAGCAGTTTGTGCACGTCAACTTGACGCTGTTATCAACACTCAAGGCGTTGACGCTCTTGAAGGCGCTATCATCGCTTACGAACCAATCTGGGCTATCGGTACTGGTAAAGCAGCTACAGCTGACGATGCACAACGCATCCACGCTCAAATCCGTGCTCACATTGCTGAGAAATCAGAAGAAGTTGCTAAGAACGTTGTTATCCAATACGGCGGTTCTGTTAAACCTGAAAACGCAGCAGCTTACTTCGCACAACCAGACATCGATGGTGCTCTAGTTGGCGGCGCAGCTCTTGACGCGAAAAGCTTTGCAGCTATCGCTAAAGCAGCAGCTGAAGCAAAAGCTTAA
- the slyD gene encoding Peptidyl-prolyl cis-trans isomerase, with protein sequence MKIEKNVVVSLAYQVKTEEGVVVDQSTVEAPLDYLHGHNNLIVGLEKALEGKVAGDKFSITVTPEEAYGEHMDEMVQRVPANVFQGVEQIEVGMRFLADTDQGPIPVEVTEVDGDEVVVDGNHMLAGQTLGFDVEVVALREATEEEAAHGHIHQEGGCGHDHGHDHDHEGGCCGGEGHSHDHKEDHECCGSGNCSK encoded by the coding sequence ATGAAAATTGAAAAGAATGTTGTTGTAAGTCTTGCTTACCAAGTAAAAACTGAAGAAGGCGTAGTTGTTGATCAATCAACAGTTGAAGCTCCTCTTGATTACCTACATGGTCACAACAACCTAATCGTTGGTCTTGAGAAAGCGCTTGAAGGCAAAGTTGCAGGCGATAAATTCAGCATCACTGTTACTCCTGAAGAAGCATACGGCGAGCACATGGATGAGATGGTTCAACGTGTTCCTGCGAACGTTTTCCAAGGTGTTGAGCAAATTGAAGTTGGCATGCGTTTCCTTGCTGATACAGACCAAGGTCCAATCCCTGTAGAAGTGACTGAAGTTGACGGCGACGAAGTTGTTGTTGATGGTAACCACATGCTTGCTGGCCAAACGTTAGGTTTTGACGTTGAAGTGGTAGCACTACGTGAAGCTACTGAAGAAGAAGCTGCACACGGTCATATCCACCAAGAAGGCGGCTGTGGTCACGATCACGGACACGACCATGATCACGAAGGCGGTTGTTGTGGTGGCGAAGGCCATTCTCACGATCACAAAGAAGATCACGAATGTTGTGGTAGCGGTAACTGTTCTAAGTAA
- a CDS encoding ABC transporter ATP-binding protein, whose protein sequence is MITFSDIQLLRGGKPLLEQASATIHPGDKVGLVGKNGCGKSTLFALIKGELSVDAGSNRVPQNWEMAWVAQETPALERKAIDYVIDGDREFRGLEEQLRKAEDADNGTLVAELHSKIDIAGGYTINSRAAELLNGLGFSQQQMEWNLTQFSGGWRMRLNLAQALICRSDLLLLDEPTNHLDLDAVMWLERWLQNYPGTLMLISHDRDFLDPVINRIIHVENQQLNEYTGNYSSFEVQRAEKLVLQQAKYQKQQKNMSHMQSYIDRFRYKASKARQAQSRIKALEKMEKVLPAQLDNPFSFNFREPDALPNPILMMDEVSAGYENNTILEQIRLNLVPGSRIGLLGRNGAGKSTLIKLLSGELAPQSGIFSYSQGVKIGYFAQHQLETLHIEETPLQHLMQIAPNHTEQQLRDYLGSFGFQGEKALDKVGPFSGGEKARLVLALVVWQKPNMLLLDEPTNHLDLDMRQALTMALQTFEGAMVIVSHDRYLLRATTDDLYLVHDRQVVPFDGDLTDYYKWLTEQNKTERKEQLQQDKQDSPSTSTSLSAADKKEQKRKEAEFRKQIAPLRKEVTKLEKKMDKLNEAISQAEEELGDVSLYEAENKKRLTEVLAIQASAKSELEDVEMEWMDLQEQIEEKENASQL, encoded by the coding sequence ATGATTACGTTTTCAGACATTCAATTACTTCGTGGCGGGAAGCCATTATTAGAACAAGCCTCTGCCACCATTCACCCGGGTGACAAAGTCGGCTTGGTCGGAAAAAATGGCTGTGGTAAATCCACTCTTTTTGCCCTAATCAAAGGCGAATTAAGCGTTGATGCCGGTTCAAACCGTGTTCCTCAAAACTGGGAAATGGCATGGGTAGCGCAAGAAACACCCGCTTTAGAGCGCAAAGCAATTGATTATGTTATCGATGGTGATCGTGAATTTCGAGGCTTAGAAGAACAGTTACGTAAAGCAGAAGATGCAGATAACGGCACCTTGGTTGCTGAACTTCACAGCAAAATAGACATTGCTGGTGGTTACACCATTAACTCACGTGCGGCTGAATTACTAAATGGTTTAGGCTTTTCTCAACAGCAGATGGAGTGGAACTTAACTCAATTCTCTGGTGGTTGGCGTATGCGTTTAAACTTGGCTCAAGCCCTGATTTGTCGCTCAGATTTATTGCTGCTCGATGAACCAACCAACCACTTAGATTTAGATGCAGTAATGTGGTTAGAGCGTTGGTTACAAAACTATCCTGGCACCTTAATGCTTATTTCTCATGACCGTGATTTTCTTGATCCTGTTATCAATCGTATTATTCATGTAGAGAACCAACAGTTAAACGAATACACAGGTAACTACTCGTCATTTGAAGTGCAACGTGCTGAGAAATTAGTGCTGCAACAAGCGAAATACCAAAAGCAACAAAAGAACATGTCACACATGCAGTCATACATTGACCGCTTCCGTTACAAAGCATCAAAAGCACGTCAAGCACAAAGTCGAATTAAAGCGTTAGAGAAGATGGAAAAAGTGCTACCTGCACAGCTTGATAACCCATTTAGCTTTAATTTTAGAGAACCTGATGCTCTGCCAAACCCAATTCTAATGATGGATGAAGTGAGTGCCGGCTATGAAAACAACACCATTCTAGAACAAATTCGTTTGAACCTTGTTCCGGGCAGCCGTATTGGTCTACTGGGTCGAAATGGTGCCGGTAAATCTACCTTAATTAAATTACTCTCAGGTGAGTTAGCACCACAAAGTGGCATTTTCAGCTACTCCCAAGGCGTAAAAATTGGCTACTTTGCACAGCATCAATTAGAAACGCTGCACATAGAAGAAACGCCACTACAACACTTAATGCAAATTGCTCCTAATCACACCGAGCAACAACTGCGTGATTACTTAGGTAGCTTTGGTTTTCAAGGCGAAAAAGCTTTAGATAAAGTAGGTCCGTTCTCAGGTGGCGAGAAAGCCCGTTTGGTATTAGCACTGGTAGTATGGCAAAAACCAAACATGTTGCTACTCGATGAACCGACCAACCACCTTGATTTAGATATGCGCCAAGCCTTAACCATGGCACTACAAACCTTTGAAGGTGCAATGGTTATCGTCAGTCATGATAGATACTTACTTCGTGCTACCACAGATGATCTGTACTTAGTTCATGATCGCCAAGTGGTTCCTTTTGATGGTGACTTAACGGATTACTACAAATGGCTAACAGAACAAAATAAGACCGAGCGTAAAGAACAACTGCAACAAGACAAACAAGATAGCCCAAGCACCTCTACCAGCTTAAGTGCGGCAGACAAAAAAGAGCAAAAACGTAAAGAAGCCGAATTCAGAAAACAGATAGCGCCACTACGTAAAGAAGTGACTAAGCTTGAAAAGAAAATGGACAAACTGAATGAAGCCATAAGCCAAGCGGAAGAAGAGTTAGGTGATGTTTCTTTGTATGAAGCAGAAAACAAAAAGCGCTTAACGGAAGTCTTAGCGATTCAAGCCTCTGCAAAATCAGAGCTTGAAGACGTAGAGATGGAATGGATGGATCTTCAAGAACAAATTGAAGAAAAAGAGAATGCCTCTCAGCTGTAA
- a CDS encoding putative hydrolase, with protein sequence MMDQFTPATGLSNCHIQTLLPRLIRRNPLFNAYWQRLELPDGDFVDLAWSENPNKAGDKPIFILFHGLEGSFESPYANGLLAAAKEQGWLGVMMHFRGCSDVPNRLARAYHSGETEDARFFIQMLDSRFPQQIKVATGISLGGNMLVNYLAKYKTKTLLNAATVISAPLDLAACSERIQQGFSQVYQGYLLRSLKASSIKKINGSRKAIVGLDKTMIAAIPDLLQFDNLLTAPMHGYENAQDYYQQCSGLQFLDNIDIPTRIIHSKDDPFMTKAVIPTHPLPNCVHYQLTEHGGHVGFINGSFTKPNFWLETTVNQWFQHVL encoded by the coding sequence ATGATGGACCAATTTACACCAGCTACAGGGTTATCCAATTGCCATATTCAAACCCTTCTGCCTCGCTTGATACGTAGAAATCCACTATTCAATGCTTATTGGCAGCGCCTTGAACTGCCTGATGGTGATTTTGTAGATTTAGCATGGAGTGAAAATCCAAATAAAGCCGGAGATAAACCCATCTTCATTTTATTTCATGGCTTAGAAGGCAGCTTTGAAAGTCCATACGCGAATGGATTACTCGCCGCCGCTAAAGAGCAAGGTTGGTTAGGCGTAATGATGCATTTCCGAGGGTGCAGTGACGTACCAAACCGTTTAGCCAGAGCCTATCACTCAGGGGAAACCGAAGACGCACGTTTCTTTATTCAAATGTTAGATAGCCGCTTTCCACAACAAATTAAAGTGGCTACTGGGATCTCTCTGGGTGGCAATATGTTGGTAAACTATCTTGCTAAGTACAAAACAAAAACATTATTGAATGCAGCAACCGTTATTTCTGCGCCTTTAGATTTAGCCGCTTGCTCAGAGCGTATTCAACAAGGCTTTTCCCAAGTCTATCAAGGCTATTTATTACGTTCATTGAAAGCCAGTAGCATCAAAAAGATCAACGGAAGTAGAAAAGCGATCGTCGGTTTAGATAAAACGATGATTGCTGCCATTCCCGATCTCCTGCAATTTGATAATTTACTCACCGCCCCAATGCACGGCTACGAGAACGCACAAGACTATTATCAACAATGCAGTGGTTTGCAGTTTTTAGATAACATAGATATTCCAACACGAATTATTCACTCTAAAGACGATCCATTTATGACAAAAGCGGTGATCCCTACTCATCCTCTGCCTAACTGTGTACACTATCAACTAACAGAGCATGGTGGTCATGTGGGCTTTATTAATGGTTCATTCACCAAACCCAATTTTTGGTTAGAGACCACCGTAAATCAGTGGTTTCAACACGTTCTATAA
- the zapB gene encoding cell division protein ZapB, translating into MSLEILEQLEAKVQMAVDTIALLQMEVEELKETNAALTQDLEQANNGRSEVEQEAQRARDEQAQFEARIRGLLGKMDEVE; encoded by the coding sequence ATGTCTTTAGAAATATTAGAACAACTAGAAGCTAAAGTTCAGATGGCAGTAGATACAATCGCACTGCTACAAATGGAAGTTGAAGAATTAAAAGAAACGAACGCAGCGCTTACTCAAGATCTTGAGCAAGCAAATAACGGTCGTTCTGAAGTTGAGCAAGAAGCTCAACGTGCACGTGATGAGCAAGCGCAATTCGAAGCTCGTATTCGTGGCCTACTAGGTAAAATGGACGAAGTAGAGTAA
- the kefG gene encoding glutathione-regulated potassium-efflux system ancillary protein KefG — translation MTQLPKILVILAHPDPEHSVANKAILTAYQNLSHVTVHDLYAQYPEFFIDVVYEHELIAQHDIIVFQHPLYLYSCPALLKEWMDCVLGKGFAYGEGNALKGKQWRSVITAGGIEEAFSERGYNQHTMDEILIPFKITAALCQMEWLTPSIQYWARKITVEKRQQFIDEYRDWLLNPKGGI, via the coding sequence ATGACTCAGTTGCCTAAAATATTAGTGATCCTCGCTCATCCTGATCCTGAACATTCAGTGGCCAATAAAGCCATTTTAACGGCTTATCAAAACCTCTCTCATGTCACTGTGCATGATCTTTATGCCCAATACCCAGAGTTTTTCATTGATGTAGTTTATGAGCATGAGTTGATTGCTCAGCATGACATTATTGTTTTTCAACATCCTCTTTATCTCTACTCATGTCCGGCACTGTTAAAAGAGTGGATGGATTGTGTCCTTGGAAAGGGATTTGCCTATGGTGAGGGCAATGCTCTAAAAGGGAAGCAATGGCGCAGTGTAATTACCGCAGGTGGTATTGAGGAGGCATTTTCTGAGAGGGGTTATAATCAACATACAATGGATGAAATTTTAATTCCTTTCAAGATCACCGCTGCGTTATGTCAGATGGAATGGTTAACGCCATCAATTCAATATTGGGCTCGAAAAATTACGGTAGAAAAACGTCAGCAGTTTATTGATGAGTATAGAGACTGGTTGTTGAATCCCAAAGGAGGCATCTAA
- the kefB gene encoding glutathione-regulated potassium-efflux system protein KefB: protein MAGDWLHTSSIFLAAAVVTVPLAQRFGLGAVLGYLLAGIAIGPWGLELISDVDAILHFSEFGVVLLLFLIGLELNPNKLWKMRKPIIGLGGSQVVVTSCVITAAMMLFGLTWQVSLVIGMGLALSSTAIALRVIEERKLSSSESGQSGFAVLLFQDIAVIPMLAVLPVLAGGASGNWLDGLWILAGVIGIFTLGHFLLRPLFNYVVKSGARELFTVAALLLVIGVSAAMKQLGLSMALGAFLAGVLLAESEFRHELEVAIEPFKGLLLGLFFIAVGMSVNLGLLLQYPLEILAAVTLLVTSKGMLLYSLARTFGTQAKARSQMAMILSQGGEFAFVLFTAAQMEGLLSRELTAFLLVVVSLSMMTTPLLLIGQDWWFGRTLNGEEEMPQSDFTHATQPKVIIAGFGRFGQIVGRLLFANKIKLTILEGDPSQIRLLRKFGYKVYYGDATQVELLRAAGAEKAEAIVICKTDPQKVMEIVALCQQHFPHLKILARARSRVEAYELLSEGVDHFSRETFYGALDLGRQTLTSLGMHPYQAKRAESHFKKLDVAMLKELLPLHSDDKVLASKAKAARIELEEIFGLEMENERSDQNHWD, encoded by the coding sequence ATGGCGGGTGATTGGCTACATACCAGTTCAATATTTTTAGCGGCGGCAGTGGTTACGGTTCCGTTGGCCCAACGATTTGGTTTAGGCGCTGTGCTTGGTTATTTATTGGCGGGAATTGCGATTGGTCCATGGGGGTTAGAGCTAATCTCGGATGTAGATGCGATTTTACATTTTTCTGAATTTGGCGTGGTATTGTTGCTCTTTTTGATTGGCTTGGAGTTAAACCCAAACAAATTATGGAAGATGCGAAAACCGATCATAGGACTAGGTGGCAGCCAAGTGGTGGTGACTTCCTGTGTGATAACTGCTGCGATGATGCTGTTTGGTCTGACGTGGCAAGTGAGTCTGGTGATAGGCATGGGCTTGGCTTTGTCATCAACCGCGATTGCTTTGCGAGTGATTGAAGAACGCAAATTATCCTCTTCTGAGAGTGGTCAATCGGGCTTTGCTGTGTTGTTGTTTCAAGATATTGCAGTGATCCCAATGCTGGCGGTATTACCTGTGCTAGCTGGGGGCGCGAGTGGCAATTGGCTTGATGGCTTATGGATACTGGCAGGTGTGATCGGTATTTTCACCTTAGGTCATTTTTTATTACGACCACTATTTAACTATGTAGTGAAAAGTGGTGCGCGTGAATTGTTTACGGTTGCGGCACTGCTTTTAGTGATTGGCGTGTCTGCTGCGATGAAACAGTTGGGATTATCGATGGCGCTTGGGGCATTTCTAGCAGGGGTGTTACTGGCTGAAAGTGAGTTTCGTCATGAATTAGAAGTGGCGATTGAACCCTTTAAAGGTCTGCTACTTGGTTTGTTCTTTATTGCGGTCGGTATGTCGGTCAATTTAGGATTGTTACTGCAATATCCATTAGAAATATTGGCCGCTGTCACTCTACTGGTTACTTCAAAAGGGATGCTGCTTTATAGCTTAGCTCGAACGTTTGGTACTCAAGCTAAAGCGCGCAGTCAGATGGCGATGATTTTAAGTCAAGGTGGCGAGTTTGCTTTTGTGTTGTTTACGGCAGCGCAAATGGAAGGCTTGTTAAGTCGAGAGTTAACCGCCTTTTTATTGGTGGTGGTCAGTTTATCGATGATGACGACGCCGTTATTACTGATAGGTCAAGATTGGTGGTTTGGTAGAACATTGAACGGTGAAGAAGAAATGCCACAATCGGATTTCACTCATGCTACCCAGCCAAAAGTAATTATCGCGGGCTTTGGTCGATTTGGACAAATTGTTGGGCGTCTGTTGTTTGCCAATAAAATTAAGTTAACCATTCTTGAAGGTGACCCAAGCCAAATTCGTTTACTGAGAAAGTTTGGCTATAAGGTCTATTATGGCGATGCTACTCAAGTCGAGTTATTACGCGCAGCAGGAGCTGAAAAAGCCGAAGCGATTGTGATTTGTAAGACCGATCCGCAAAAAGTGATGGAGATAGTTGCTTTATGTCAGCAGCATTTTCCACATTTGAAAATTCTAGCGAGAGCGAGAAGCCGAGTTGAGGCGTATGAGTTGTTAAGTGAAGGGGTGGATCACTTTTCACGAGAAACTTTTTATGGAGCCCTTGATTTAGGCCGACAAACCCTCACATCTTTGGGTATGCATCCGTATCAAGCCAAACGTGCAGAGTCGCATTTTAAAAAGTTAGATGTTGCTATGCTAAAAGAATTGTTACCATTGCACTCAGATGACAAGGTTCTGGCTTCTAAGGCGAAAGCGGCTCGAATAGAGTTAGAAGAGATCTTTGGCTTAGAAATGGAAAATGAACGATCAGATCAGAACCATTGGGATTGA
- the rraA gene encoding regulator of ribonuclease activity A produces the protein MEYNTSALCDIYLDQVDVVEPMFSHFGAKTSFSGQITTIKCFEDNGLISRVLDEKGEGRVLLVDGGGSLRRALVDADLASKAAHNGWEGLVIYGCIREVDYLEEINIGIQALASIPVGAAKKNIGEVDVAVNFGSVTFLPEDHLYADSTGTIISQEPLEEMGEEE, from the coding sequence ATGGAATATAACACTTCAGCCCTTTGTGACATTTATTTAGACCAAGTTGATGTTGTTGAACCTATGTTCAGCCATTTTGGTGCCAAAACCTCTTTTTCCGGCCAAATCACGACAATCAAGTGCTTTGAAGATAATGGCTTAATTAGTCGTGTTCTCGATGAGAAAGGCGAAGGCCGAGTATTACTTGTTGATGGTGGCGGTTCATTACGCCGAGCCTTGGTTGATGCCGACTTAGCCTCTAAAGCCGCTCATAATGGTTGGGAAGGTTTGGTTATCTACGGTTGTATTCGTGAAGTGGATTATTTAGAAGAGATCAACATTGGTATTCAAGCTCTGGCATCTATTCCTGTAGGCGCTGCGAAGAAGAACATCGGTGAAGTTGATGTGGCAGTTAATTTTGGTAGCGTGACGTTTTTGCCTGAAGATCATCTGTATGCGGATTCGACGGGGACGATTATTTCTCAAGAGCCGTTAGAAGAGATGGGTGAGGAAGAATAG
- the menA gene encoding 1,4-dihydroxy-2-naphthoate octaprenyltransferase, with product MKTSPFSIWLSAARPKTLPLALASIMTGSALAYWNNHVSATITLMAFVTATLLQILSNLANDYGDAVKGTDNDDRLGPQRAMQSGLVTQDTMKKAIGINIVLTIISGLILVFTSLHQTMDIIGFIALGLLAIGAAIAYTMGDKPYGYRGLGDISVFIFFGLLGVAGTYYLHTGHLSSALLLPAVACGLLAVAVLNINNLRDIENDEACGKMTLVVRMGGDWGRKYHAVLMAVSFICLAIFSATQIHSLAGWLFLLAGPFALYHVVSVLRAPNGEAIRPMMGTVVQCALFTNIFFSIGLYLSI from the coding sequence ATGAAAACTTCTCCTTTTTCTATTTGGCTCAGTGCTGCACGTCCAAAAACACTGCCTCTTGCTCTTGCTTCTATTATGACAGGCTCAGCATTGGCTTATTGGAACAATCACGTCTCTGCCACTATCACTCTCATGGCGTTTGTTACCGCAACCTTATTACAAATTTTATCTAACTTAGCTAATGATTACGGAGATGCAGTTAAAGGCACGGACAACGATGATCGTCTTGGGCCACAACGTGCCATGCAATCAGGTCTTGTCACGCAAGATACGATGAAAAAAGCCATTGGCATTAATATCGTTTTAACCATCATTAGTGGTTTAATTCTGGTGTTTACTTCTCTACATCAAACCATGGATATCATCGGTTTTATCGCTCTGGGTTTACTGGCTATTGGTGCCGCCATCGCTTATACCATGGGTGACAAACCTTATGGTTATCGCGGTTTGGGTGATATTTCAGTATTCATCTTCTTTGGTTTATTGGGCGTAGCGGGTACTTATTATCTGCATACTGGTCATCTATCCTCTGCATTGCTACTGCCTGCGGTAGCTTGTGGTCTATTAGCCGTCGCCGTATTAAATATTAACAACCTGCGTGATATTGAAAACGACGAAGCCTGTGGAAAAATGACACTAGTGGTTCGTATGGGTGGTGACTGGGGTCGTAAATATCACGCTGTATTAATGGCAGTTAGCTTTATCTGTCTTGCCATTTTTAGTGCCACTCAAATCCACTCACTTGCTGGTTGGTTATTTTTACTGGCTGGTCCATTTGCACTTTATCATGTAGTTTCTGTACTGCGCGCGCCTAATGGCGAAGCCATCCGACCAATGATGGGAACGGTAGTTCAGTGTGCTTTATTCACTAATATTTTCTTCTCTATTGGCCTATATTTATCGATATAG
- the cfxP gene encoding phosphoribulokinase: MSAKHPIIAVTGSSGAGTTTTSEAFRKMFNMMDIKASWLEGDSFHRFTRPEMDVEIRKAKEQGKHISYFGPQANDFPALEQFFRQYGLDGTGQYRRYLHTFDEAVPFNQMPGTFTPWQDLPENTDVLFYEGLHGGVVDGDIDVSQHVDLLIGMVPIVNLEWIQKFVRDTRDRGHSREAVMDSIVRSMDDYLNYITPQFSRTHINFQRVPTVDTSNPLNAKGIPSLDESFVVIRFRGIRNVDFPYLLAMIDGSFMSRHNTLVVPGGKMSFAMELIIRPLLQQLIDTGKIG, translated from the coding sequence ATGTCCGCTAAACATCCAATTATCGCCGTTACTGGTTCATCCGGTGCAGGTACTACTACGACTTCTGAAGCCTTTCGTAAAATGTTCAATATGATGGACATTAAAGCATCATGGCTTGAAGGAGATAGCTTTCATCGATTTACGCGTCCTGAAATGGATGTAGAGATCCGTAAAGCCAAAGAACAAGGTAAGCACATCAGCTACTTTGGTCCTCAAGCAAATGACTTTCCAGCACTCGAACAGTTCTTCCGTCAATATGGTCTTGATGGCACAGGGCAATATCGTCGCTATCTACACACGTTTGATGAGGCCGTTCCCTTCAACCAAATGCCGGGGACTTTTACTCCATGGCAAGATTTGCCTGAAAACACCGATGTACTTTTCTATGAAGGATTACATGGTGGTGTGGTTGATGGCGATATTGATGTTTCACAACACGTCGATTTATTGATAGGCATGGTGCCAATTGTAAACCTTGAGTGGATCCAAAAATTCGTTCGAGATACTCGTGATCGCGGTCATTCACGAGAAGCAGTAATGGATTCGATTGTTCGCTCAATGGATGATTATCTCAATTACATCACGCCGCAGTTTTCTCGTACTCACATTAACTTTCAGCGCGTACCTACGGTTGATACTTCAAACCCACTCAACGCCAAAGGCATTCCAAGCTTAGATGAAAGCTTTGTGGTGATCAGATTCCGTGGGATCCGTAATGTAGACTTTCCTTATCTGCTAGCCATGATTGATGGCTCTTTCATGTCTCGTCACAACACACTTGTAGTTCCAGGTGGAAAAATGAGTTTTGCGATGGAATTGATCATTCGCCCGTTACTACAACAGTTGATTGATACTGGAAAAATAGGCTAA
- the hpcD gene encoding 5-carboxymethyl-2-hydroxymuconate isomerase has translation MPHLVMEYSNSAEDRLNMQGLLEDLHQVMIDSELFSSKDVKSRAIRVHSWLVGDKGNSADFIHITVDLLSGRTMEQKRELSRRLMGILVEQASHIDSLTINVRDMDQESFQKVG, from the coding sequence ATGCCGCATTTAGTTATGGAATACTCAAACTCAGCAGAAGACCGTTTAAATATGCAGGGGCTGCTAGAAGATTTACATCAGGTGATGATTGATTCGGAGTTATTTTCCAGTAAAGATGTGAAATCTAGAGCCATTAGAGTTCACTCTTGGTTAGTGGGGGATAAAGGAAATAGTGCTGATTTTATCCATATTACTGTAGATTTATTATCGGGCAGAACTATGGAACAGAAAAGAGAGTTAAGTCGTCGATTAATGGGTATTTTAGTAGAGCAAGCAAGTCACATTGACAGTTTAACTATCAATGTGCGAGATATGGATCAAGAAAGTTTTCAGAAAGTAGGTTAA
- the glpX gene encoding fructose-1,6-bisphosphatase class II GlpX, producing MKRDLAMAFSRVTEGAALAGYKWLGRGDKNAADGAAVEVMRTLLNKTDISGEIVIGEGEIDDAPMLYIGEHVGTGGDAVDIAVDPIEGTRMTAMGQSNALAVLAAGEKGSFLKAPDMYMEKLVVGPAAKGAIDLALSLEENLENIAKALGKTLDTLVVTTLAKPRHDETISKMQKMGVRVFAVPDGDVAASILTCMPDSEVDVMYCIGGAPEGVVSAAVIRALDGDMQARLLPRHEVKGDTEENRTHGEEELKRCEEMGVKANVILKMTDMARSDDVVFAATGITKGDLLEGITRQGNIATTETLLIRGRCRTIRRIKSIHYLERKDKEVRDFIL from the coding sequence ATGAAACGCGATTTAGCAATGGCTTTTTCTCGAGTTACTGAAGGTGCCGCACTGGCTGGTTACAAATGGCTTGGCCGTGGCGATAAAAACGCTGCTGATGGTGCTGCTGTTGAAGTAATGCGTACACTTCTTAACAAAACTGATATCAGTGGCGAGATTGTTATTGGTGAAGGTGAAATCGATGATGCACCTATGCTATATATTGGCGAACACGTTGGTACTGGCGGCGACGCGGTTGATATCGCGGTTGACCCTATCGAAGGTACTCGCATGACAGCAATGGGGCAATCAAATGCTCTTGCTGTATTGGCTGCTGGTGAAAAAGGTAGCTTCTTAAAAGCACCTGATATGTATATGGAGAAATTGGTTGTTGGTCCTGCTGCTAAAGGCGCTATCGACTTAGCTCTTTCTCTAGAAGAAAACCTAGAAAACATCGCAAAAGCACTAGGTAAAACACTGGATACACTAGTAGTAACCACGCTTGCTAAACCTCGTCATGATGAGACGATTTCTAAAATGCAAAAGATGGGTGTTCGTGTATTTGCTGTGCCTGATGGTGATGTAGCAGCATCGATCTTAACGTGTATGCCAGATAGCGAAGTTGACGTAATGTATTGCATCGGTGGCGCACCTGAAGGTGTGGTTTCTGCTGCAGTTATTCGAGCTTTAGATGGTGATATGCAAGCTCGTCTTCTTCCTCGTCATGAAGTAAAAGGCGATACGGAAGAAAACCGTACTCACGGTGAAGAAGAATTAAAGCGTTGTGAAGAAATGGGCGTGAAAGCGAACGTTATCTTAAAAATGACAGACATGGCACGCAGCGATGATGTTGTTTTCGCAGCAACTGGTATCACCAAGGGTGATTTACTAGAAGGTATTACTCGCCAAGGTAATATTGCAACAACTGAGACACTGCTTATTCGTGGTCGCTGTCGTACAATTCGTCGTATTAAGTCGATTCATTATCTAGAGCGTAAAGACAAAGAAGTTAGAGATTTTATTCTTTAA